Proteins encoded within one genomic window of Amorphoplanes friuliensis DSM 7358:
- a CDS encoding NAD(P)-binding domain-containing protein, translated as MTHDYLIIGAGPAGLQLAALLERDGHDYVVLEAGPGPGTFFRTYPRHRQLISINKIWTGSDDPEFNLRADWNSLLTDDPARLFRHYSKRYFPGAEDLVRYLADFAEGLAITYDTGVTRVSRDGEAFLVEAGDRSWQARRVVVATGVSQLHVPDIEGADLAERYDTVSVDPDDFVNQRVLIVGKGNSGFETADALIETAAVIHVAGPHSIKLAWQTHYVGHLRAVNNNFLDTYQLKSQNAVLDGTIERISRRPEGGFRVDFRYARTVEAVRVLEYDRVILCTGFRFDASIFDDSCRPALVINDRFPEQTSAYESVNVPGLYFAGTLTQQRDFKKSTSGFIHGFRYGTRALHRILGARHHQTPWPATRLEATPEAITDAIIARINRTSALWQQFAVLGDVITVSGDTADHHEEVPVAYLKDGGLGPAPLAFVTTLEYGPDHDTVDPFDISVPRIAENDASAAHDASYLHPVVRVHRGGTVVAEHHLAENLENHWNLPAVHQQPLAVFIKGVLADAH; from the coding sequence ATGACGCACGACTACCTGATCATCGGGGCCGGCCCCGCCGGTCTGCAGCTCGCGGCCCTGCTGGAGCGCGACGGTCATGACTACGTCGTCCTGGAGGCCGGACCGGGCCCGGGCACGTTCTTCCGCACCTATCCGCGGCACCGGCAACTGATCTCCATCAACAAGATCTGGACCGGCTCGGACGACCCGGAGTTCAACCTCCGCGCCGACTGGAACTCGCTGCTCACCGACGATCCGGCGCGGCTCTTCCGCCACTACAGCAAGCGGTACTTCCCCGGCGCCGAGGACCTCGTGCGCTACCTCGCCGACTTCGCCGAAGGGCTCGCCATCACCTACGACACGGGGGTCACGCGGGTCTCCCGGGACGGTGAGGCCTTCCTCGTCGAGGCCGGCGACCGCAGCTGGCAGGCCCGTCGTGTCGTGGTCGCCACCGGCGTCTCGCAGCTCCACGTACCGGACATCGAGGGCGCCGACCTCGCCGAACGTTACGACACCGTCAGCGTCGACCCGGACGACTTCGTCAACCAGCGGGTGCTGATCGTCGGCAAGGGCAACTCGGGCTTCGAGACCGCCGACGCCCTGATCGAGACGGCCGCGGTGATCCACGTCGCCGGCCCGCACTCGATCAAGCTGGCCTGGCAGACGCACTACGTCGGCCACCTGCGCGCGGTCAACAACAACTTCCTCGACACCTACCAGCTCAAATCCCAGAACGCCGTCCTCGACGGCACGATCGAGCGCATCTCCCGGCGCCCGGAGGGCGGCTTCCGGGTCGATTTCCGGTACGCCCGCACGGTCGAAGCCGTCCGTGTGCTCGAGTACGACCGGGTCATCCTCTGCACCGGCTTCCGCTTCGACGCGTCGATCTTCGACGACTCGTGCCGCCCCGCGCTGGTCATCAACGACCGGTTCCCCGAGCAGACCTCCGCGTACGAGTCGGTGAACGTCCCCGGCCTGTACTTCGCGGGCACGCTGACCCAGCAGCGTGACTTCAAGAAGTCGACCAGCGGGTTCATCCACGGCTTCCGGTACGGCACGCGGGCGCTGCACCGCATCCTGGGCGCCCGGCACCACCAGACGCCGTGGCCGGCCACACGCCTCGAAGCCACACCGGAGGCGATCACCGACGCGATCATCGCCCGGATCAACCGCACCTCCGCGCTGTGGCAGCAGTTCGCCGTCCTCGGCGACGTGATCACCGTCAGCGGCGACACGGCCGACCACCACGAGGAGGTGCCGGTCGCGTACCTGAAGGACGGCGGCCTGGGCCCCGCGCCGCTGGCCTTCGTCACCACGCTGGAGTACGGCCCGGATCACGACACGGTCGACCCGTTCGACATCTCGGTGCCGCGTATCGCCGAGAACGACGCGAGTGCGGCCCACGACGCGAGTTACCTGCATCCGGTGGTCCGCGTGCACCGGGGCGGCACGGTCGTCGCCGAGCACCACCTCGCCGAGAACCTGGAGAACCACTGGAATCTCCCGGCCGTGCACCAGCAGCCGCTGGCCGTTTTCATCAAGGGTGTCCTGGCCGATGCCCACTGA
- a CDS encoding cytochrome P450 — protein sequence MIVVPVLVVVVLGTAWTLPRWLPPTVVRLREWIFTRVNGTEGIPVPGPLVGAEHFDLVYSHPAANGRSRGAGLSDLFWYWLAPGPQMHQEHLEPGDRYQAVARTTRQVLAVKHQRSDELATAATRRVLDRLPTGRISHVRLRDLMMPVWAEVYHELVFAEACPPETRELIVTNANDVVTALKGAGLRHLDRRDRLTRYLLARLETGTCPVTLPPEFTQLETAWYLQGAFFNTAVVQMSEAMAHVLLALAEHPGLQRGLDDDDALDRVIDETLRVHPLFGVAHRITSAPIDLPTGVELPAGSVLLFNYLAFQRTGPAADDRFAPDRWLTLKRKDAHFIPYGVTANRACPARGVAPVMLRAATREVLRRFALASSVSHTRSLPSRGPAYLTPAGVAGPGRLRLSAMHLRDRWADVGRSLRQLVLGSWMVIDARRQRLCATYFEEAVR from the coding sequence ATGATCGTCGTACCCGTGCTGGTGGTGGTCGTGCTGGGGACGGCCTGGACCCTGCCGCGCTGGCTGCCGCCCACGGTGGTCCGGCTCCGGGAGTGGATCTTCACGCGGGTCAACGGCACCGAGGGCATCCCCGTGCCCGGTCCCCTGGTCGGCGCCGAGCACTTCGATCTTGTCTACTCGCACCCGGCCGCGAACGGGCGCAGCCGCGGCGCCGGCCTCTCGGACCTGTTCTGGTACTGGCTCGCGCCCGGCCCGCAAATGCACCAGGAGCATCTGGAACCCGGCGACCGCTACCAGGCGGTCGCCCGCACGACACGTCAGGTGCTCGCGGTGAAACACCAGCGCTCGGACGAGCTCGCCACCGCCGCCACCCGCCGGGTGCTCGACCGTCTGCCCACCGGCCGGATCAGCCACGTGCGCCTGCGCGACCTGATGATGCCCGTCTGGGCCGAGGTCTATCACGAGCTCGTCTTCGCGGAGGCCTGCCCGCCCGAGACCCGCGAGCTGATCGTCACCAACGCGAACGACGTGGTCACGGCCCTCAAGGGCGCGGGTCTGCGGCACCTGGACCGGCGTGACCGGCTCACCCGCTATCTGCTCGCCCGGCTCGAGACCGGCACCTGCCCGGTGACCCTGCCGCCGGAGTTCACGCAGCTGGAGACGGCCTGGTATCTCCAGGGCGCGTTCTTCAACACCGCTGTCGTGCAGATGTCCGAGGCGATGGCCCACGTGCTGCTGGCGCTGGCCGAGCATCCCGGACTCCAGCGCGGCCTGGACGACGACGACGCCCTCGACCGCGTGATCGACGAGACGCTGCGGGTGCATCCGCTCTTCGGGGTCGCTCACCGGATCACGTCGGCGCCGATCGACCTGCCGACCGGTGTGGAGCTGCCCGCGGGCTCGGTGCTGCTCTTCAACTACCTCGCCTTTCAGCGCACCGGTCCGGCCGCGGACGACCGGTTCGCCCCCGACCGGTGGCTGACGCTCAAGCGCAAGGACGCCCACTTCATTCCGTACGGCGTCACGGCGAACCGGGCCTGCCCGGCACGCGGCGTCGCACCGGTGATGCTGCGCGCTGCCACCCGCGAGGTGCTGCGGCGTTTTGCCCTCGCGTCGTCGGTCTCGCACACCCGGTCGCTGCCCAGCCGCGGACCGGCCTACCTGACACCGGCCGGGGTTGCCGGACCCGGACGGCTGCGCCTGAGCGCGATGCACCTGCGGGACCGCTGGGCCGACGTCGGCCGCAGCCTCCGGCAGCTGGTGCTCGGCAGCTGGATGGTGATCGACGCGCGGCGGCAGCGGCTGTGCGCGACCTACTTCGAGGAGGCTGTCCGATGA
- a CDS encoding class I adenylate-forming enzyme family protein: protein MPTDVWPQPILDLLAAGGDRPVFEDGPRVVGAGELLVLVRRAAAGLRAAGIGPGAGVAVLAGVSAEAFAATIAAFAVGARVSGIRPGLPPEQLADLLSRDHAVLIGPDELDGLLAAPDEPLVAAGRPDDIARIIYTSGSTGRPKGCVQTYAAMSAAWAPYPDRWPPAIRELAGRLDRYLVFGSLSSQVMLEYGILTLAAGGTLVAAHAPAFPDSLVRHRATASVITVGKLHRLVRDQQEHPVDLSNLGALMVSGSPLEPGRLREALEVLGPVVFHGYGQTETGMIAMSTPDSASSEAALSSVGRPPAVVDVSIRDGELYVRTPSQASGYWHEPEESAEVFVDGWVRTRDLASLGDDGLLRLLGRVRDVIIVNAELLYAGPIERALATDPDVAEAYVVGRPDEDTGEAIHAYVVPVNGRTPDTGTLRKLVGERLGPNAVPRTVTLIDRVPVAPSGKPDKTQLTP from the coding sequence ATGCCCACTGATGTCTGGCCGCAACCGATCCTCGACCTGCTCGCGGCGGGAGGCGACCGGCCGGTGTTCGAGGACGGCCCCCGCGTGGTCGGCGCGGGGGAGCTGCTGGTGCTCGTCCGCCGGGCGGCGGCCGGTCTGCGAGCCGCGGGTATCGGCCCCGGCGCCGGTGTCGCCGTCCTCGCCGGTGTCTCGGCGGAGGCGTTCGCCGCGACCATCGCCGCCTTTGCGGTCGGCGCCCGCGTCTCGGGCATCCGTCCCGGTCTGCCCCCGGAACAGCTGGCCGACCTGCTGAGCCGCGACCACGCCGTCCTGATCGGACCGGACGAGCTCGACGGCCTGCTCGCCGCACCCGACGAACCTCTGGTGGCAGCGGGCCGGCCGGACGACATCGCACGGATCATCTACACCAGCGGCAGCACGGGCCGTCCCAAGGGCTGCGTCCAGACGTACGCGGCCATGTCCGCCGCCTGGGCGCCGTACCCGGACCGCTGGCCACCGGCGATCCGTGAGCTGGCCGGCCGGCTGGACCGCTATCTGGTCTTCGGCTCGCTGAGCAGCCAGGTCATGCTCGAATACGGCATCCTGACCCTCGCCGCGGGCGGCACCCTGGTCGCCGCGCACGCACCGGCCTTCCCGGACTCACTCGTCCGGCACCGCGCGACCGCCAGCGTCATCACGGTCGGCAAATTGCACCGGCTCGTCCGTGACCAGCAGGAACACCCCGTGGACCTGAGTAATCTCGGCGCCCTGATGGTCTCCGGCTCACCGCTGGAGCCGGGCCGGCTGCGGGAGGCCCTCGAGGTTCTCGGCCCGGTGGTCTTCCACGGCTACGGCCAGACCGAGACCGGCATGATCGCCATGAGCACACCGGACTCGGCCTCGTCGGAGGCGGCACTGTCCTCGGTCGGACGGCCACCCGCAGTTGTCGACGTGTCGATCCGCGACGGCGAGCTCTACGTCCGCACCCCGTCCCAGGCCTCCGGCTACTGGCACGAGCCCGAGGAGTCCGCCGAGGTCTTCGTCGACGGCTGGGTGCGTACGCGTGACCTCGCGAGCCTGGGCGACGACGGCCTGCTGCGGCTGCTCGGCCGGGTCCGCGACGTGATCATCGTGAACGCCGAACTACTCTACGCCGGGCCGATCGAACGAGCCCTGGCAACCGACCCGGACGTCGCCGAGGCGTACGTGGTCGGCCGCCCGGACGAGGACACCGGCGAGGCGATCCACGCGTACGTGGTGCCGGTCAACGGCCGGACCCCCGACACGGGGACGCTGCGCAAACTGGTGGGGGAGCGGCTGGGCCCGAACGCCGTGCCCCGCACGGTCACCCTGATCGACCGGGTCCCCGTCGCCCCGAGCGGCAAGCCCGACAAGACGCAGCTGACGCCTTAG
- a CDS encoding cation:proton antiporter has translation MTPTELAPRFFIAVAVILLFCKGVAWLLGKAGQPAVVSEMLAGVLLGPSLLGLLLPDVKDALFPAQLLPILYVVGQVGLVLFMFQAGYAFTAHRVSGLAGTAGMVSLAGVTAPLVLGVLLVLVTSGAVPIQAEGTALGVSAAFVGVALAITAFPMLARIITERGQAGTRHGTLSLASGAIDDLVAWIMLAVVLAFASGEAGPAVVTAGGAVLFALVLWYGGRRTTTALMTSGRLDDRARLLGTVVLLFLVAWYTDEIGLYAVFGAFAVGVVMPRTAATDRVVDTLTPIAATVFLPLFFTYSGLRTEFGLLGNPAVLLFAVACVTVAIVGKFGACWAAARLRGEPQGVALRVGALMNARGLMQLIALNVGLEAGIVNSSLFTVLVLVALITTLMTTPLLSWIDRSSKPAPAPVLVDAK, from the coding sequence ATGACACCGACCGAGCTGGCACCGCGGTTCTTCATCGCGGTCGCGGTGATCCTGCTCTTCTGCAAGGGCGTGGCCTGGCTGCTCGGCAAGGCGGGCCAGCCCGCCGTGGTCAGCGAGATGCTGGCCGGTGTCCTGCTCGGACCGTCCCTGCTCGGCCTGCTGCTCCCCGACGTCAAGGACGCGCTCTTCCCGGCCCAGTTGCTGCCCATCCTGTACGTCGTGGGACAGGTCGGCCTGGTGCTGTTCATGTTCCAGGCCGGTTATGCGTTCACCGCGCACCGGGTCTCCGGTCTGGCCGGCACCGCCGGGATGGTGTCGCTGGCCGGCGTCACCGCCCCGCTCGTGCTCGGTGTCCTGCTGGTCCTCGTGACCTCGGGCGCGGTCCCCATCCAGGCCGAGGGCACGGCGCTCGGTGTCTCGGCCGCGTTTGTCGGCGTTGCGCTGGCCATCACCGCCTTCCCCATGCTGGCCCGGATCATCACGGAACGCGGGCAGGCCGGCACCCGGCACGGCACCCTCTCGCTGGCCAGCGGCGCGATCGACGACCTGGTCGCCTGGATCATGCTCGCGGTGGTCCTGGCCTTCGCCTCCGGCGAGGCCGGCCCGGCAGTCGTCACGGCCGGCGGCGCGGTCCTCTTCGCCCTGGTCCTCTGGTACGGCGGCAGGCGCACCACCACCGCCCTGATGACCAGCGGCCGGCTCGACGACCGCGCGCGGCTGCTCGGCACGGTGGTCCTGCTCTTCCTGGTCGCCTGGTACACCGACGAGATCGGCCTGTACGCGGTTTTCGGCGCGTTTGCGGTCGGTGTGGTCATGCCCCGCACCGCCGCCACGGACCGGGTCGTGGACACCCTCACCCCGATCGCGGCGACCGTGTTCCTGCCGCTGTTCTTCACGTACTCCGGTCTGCGGACGGAGTTCGGCCTGCTCGGCAACCCGGCGGTCCTGCTCTTCGCCGTCGCCTGCGTGACGGTGGCGATCGTCGGGAAGTTCGGCGCGTGCTGGGCCGCGGCCCGGCTGCGCGGCGAGCCGCAGGGTGTGGCGCTGAGGGTCGGCGCGCTGATGAACGCCCGCGGCCTGATGCAGCTCATCGCCCTCAACGTCGGCCTGGAGGCGGGCATCGTGAACTCGTCGCTCTTCACCGTCCTGGTGCTGGTCGCCCTGATCACGACGCTGATGACCACACCGCTGCTGAGCTGGATCGACCGTTCCTCGAAGCCCGCACCCGCACCGGTGCTCGTCGACGCCAAATAA
- a CDS encoding response regulator transcription factor, whose protein sequence is MRSNRLLLVEDDTDLTELLTETLVDEGYVVDNAPDGQRGLHLGLTRPYDVMVIDRLLPALDGLDLVARLRSRAVPARALMLTALGTVDDRIAGLDAGADDYLVKPFDLDELSARVRALCRRTADSTEALRIGAGLLDLSLRDAVLPDGSRVALSAREFELLRVLAARPNTVHSRAELRSRVFDEAAAPSLVDTYVYYLRRKLGRTTVRTVHGLGYRLGAL, encoded by the coding sequence ATGCGATCCAATCGGCTGTTGCTCGTCGAGGACGACACGGACCTGACGGAGTTGCTCACCGAGACGCTGGTCGACGAGGGGTACGTCGTGGACAACGCCCCCGACGGGCAGCGAGGACTGCATCTGGGCCTCACCCGCCCCTACGACGTGATGGTCATCGACCGGCTGCTGCCCGCGCTCGACGGCCTCGACCTGGTCGCCCGGCTGCGGTCACGGGCGGTGCCGGCGCGGGCGCTGATGCTCACCGCGCTGGGCACCGTCGACGACCGGATCGCCGGCCTCGACGCGGGCGCCGACGATTACCTGGTCAAACCCTTCGACCTCGACGAGCTGAGCGCCCGCGTACGCGCCTTGTGCCGCCGGACGGCCGACTCGACCGAGGCGCTGCGGATCGGCGCCGGGCTGCTCGACCTCTCGCTGCGGGACGCCGTGCTGCCGGACGGGTCCCGCGTGGCGTTGTCGGCGCGCGAGTTCGAGCTCCTGCGGGTGCTCGCCGCGCGGCCCAACACCGTGCACTCCCGGGCCGAGCTGCGCAGCCGGGTCTTCGACGAGGCCGCCGCACCGTCCCTCGTGGACACCTACGTCTACTACCTGCGCCGCAAGCTGGGCCGCACCACGGTGCGTACGGTCCACGGGCTCGGCTACCGGCTCGGCGCCCTCTGA
- a CDS encoding aromatic amino acid ammonia-lyase, whose protein sequence is MTPQIDLAQPLRIVHLRQAATPLTVVLGTEVLQRVTRSRVFLGKVLGDDRAVYGSTTGFGALVGYAGRADQADQADNTLAHLGAGQGPDLDPGVVRATMLIRAWSLAQGASGVSPHVIEALAAMLATTFVPAMPRLGSVGASGDLIPLGAAAQALRGRGYAYVDGVRMPAAEALERAGLTRLPLDGRDALALVNGTSLTTAATALALDSVRTSHRVVQMLTCLLADLLGCDPQFLDPRLIGAYAHPGAIEVAAFMRETLRGAVPSGTRALQEPYSIRCAPQLLGAAEGALRYVDGVVEADLGSVSDNPLFFPEDDLVVHGGNFFGQPAAFAGDLLAMVIAQVGNLAERQLDLLVDPHRNGGLPPMLAAGPGQQHGLQGVQLASTALIAEIRRDAMPASMQSLPTNLHNQDVIPLGTQAALRALDQARLLRLICGSLALGLRQAAYVGARTPTAPGCATILDALAEAIPAIDPDRPLDGDVRRAADLVERLSFL, encoded by the coding sequence ATGACACCACAGATCGACCTCGCGCAGCCCCTACGGATCGTCCACTTGCGACAGGCGGCGACGCCACTGACCGTGGTGCTGGGCACCGAGGTCCTCCAGCGAGTCACCCGCTCGCGGGTCTTCCTCGGCAAGGTTCTCGGCGACGACCGCGCGGTCTACGGGAGCACCACCGGCTTCGGCGCCCTGGTCGGGTACGCCGGCCGCGCGGACCAGGCCGACCAGGCGGACAACACCCTCGCCCATCTCGGCGCCGGCCAGGGCCCCGACCTCGACCCCGGGGTGGTACGCGCGACGATGCTGATCCGCGCCTGGTCCCTGGCCCAGGGCGCGTCCGGGGTGTCGCCGCACGTCATCGAAGCACTGGCCGCCATGCTCGCGACCACCTTCGTCCCCGCGATGCCGCGACTCGGGTCCGTGGGCGCGAGCGGTGACCTGATCCCGCTCGGTGCTGCCGCCCAGGCCCTGCGCGGCCGCGGGTACGCGTACGTCGACGGTGTGCGGATGCCCGCGGCGGAGGCGCTCGAACGTGCAGGCCTGACCCGGCTGCCACTGGACGGGCGGGACGCCCTCGCGCTGGTCAACGGCACGTCGCTGACCACGGCCGCGACCGCACTGGCGCTGGACAGCGTCCGCACCTCGCACCGGGTCGTGCAGATGCTGACCTGTCTGCTGGCCGACCTGCTCGGCTGCGACCCGCAGTTCCTCGACCCGCGGCTGATCGGCGCGTACGCCCACCCGGGCGCGATCGAGGTTGCCGCGTTCATGCGGGAGACACTCCGCGGTGCCGTGCCGTCGGGCACTCGGGCGTTGCAGGAGCCGTACAGCATCCGGTGCGCGCCGCAGCTGCTCGGTGCGGCCGAGGGCGCACTGCGCTATGTGGACGGTGTGGTCGAGGCCGACCTGGGCAGCGTCAGCGACAACCCGCTGTTCTTCCCCGAGGACGACCTCGTCGTGCACGGCGGCAACTTCTTCGGCCAGCCCGCCGCCTTTGCCGGTGACCTGCTGGCGATGGTGATCGCGCAGGTCGGCAACCTCGCGGAACGCCAGCTGGACCTGCTGGTCGACCCCCACCGCAACGGCGGGCTCCCGCCGATGCTCGCCGCCGGACCCGGGCAGCAGCACGGCCTGCAGGGCGTCCAGCTCGCCTCGACCGCGCTGATCGCCGAGATCCGCCGGGACGCGATGCCCGCGAGCATGCAGAGCCTGCCGACCAACCTGCACAACCAGGACGTGATCCCGCTGGGCACCCAGGCGGCGTTGCGTGCGCTGGATCAGGCGCGCCTGCTGCGGCTGATCTGCGGTTCGCTCGCGCTGGGGCTGCGACAGGCCGCGTACGTGGGTGCCCGGACACCGACCGCGCCCGGCTGCGCGACCATCCTGGATGCCCTGGCCGAGGCCATCCCGGCGATCGACCCGGACCGGCCCCTCGACGGCGATGTCCGCCGGGCGGCAGATCTGGTGGAACGCCTGAGTTTTCTCTGA
- a CDS encoding alpha-hydroxy acid oxidase: protein MPVVDEAGARRRLDPAHWDFFAGGAGDERTLGANVEAFGRRRIVPRVLRGTGERDLRTGLLGCELTMPVLIAPTAFHRLAHPDGEVATARAAAAAGTVLVVSMAATQPVGEIATTGALLWFQLYPQPDREFTTTVVRRAEAAGCRALVVTVDSPVFGRRERDLRNGFLDLPSGLACENMRDADGRIRDIVMDEGLSWDSIAWLRSRTHLPIVLKGVLHPADARLAVEHGVDALIVSNHGGRQLDGAIASLDALPAVVEAVGGRLPVLLDGGVRRGTDVLVALALGATAVLVGRPVIWGLTTGGADGVRSVLEGLRTELDRALALAGAARPTELGADLVAVPRG, encoded by the coding sequence ATGCCCGTGGTCGACGAGGCCGGTGCCCGGCGGCGGCTGGACCCGGCACACTGGGACTTCTTCGCGGGCGGCGCCGGTGACGAGCGGACGCTCGGTGCCAATGTGGAGGCTTTCGGCCGGCGTCGCATCGTGCCGCGGGTGCTGCGCGGGACCGGCGAGCGGGATCTGCGGACCGGCCTGCTGGGCTGCGAGCTGACCATGCCGGTGCTGATCGCGCCGACCGCGTTCCACCGGCTGGCGCACCCGGACGGCGAGGTCGCCACGGCTCGTGCCGCCGCGGCGGCCGGGACGGTGCTCGTGGTCAGCATGGCGGCCACCCAGCCGGTCGGGGAGATCGCCACGACCGGGGCGCTGCTGTGGTTCCAGCTCTATCCGCAGCCGGACCGGGAGTTCACCACCACGGTCGTACGCCGGGCCGAGGCCGCCGGCTGCCGAGCGCTGGTCGTCACCGTCGACTCACCCGTCTTCGGCCGCCGCGAACGCGACCTGCGCAACGGCTTCCTCGACCTGCCGTCCGGCCTGGCCTGCGAGAACATGCGCGACGCCGACGGCCGGATCCGCGACATCGTGATGGACGAAGGCCTGAGCTGGGACAGCATCGCCTGGCTCCGCAGCCGTACGCACCTGCCTATCGTCCTCAAGGGCGTACTGCACCCGGCCGACGCGCGGCTGGCCGTCGAGCACGGGGTGGACGCACTGATCGTCTCGAACCACGGTGGACGGCAACTCGACGGCGCGATCGCCAGCCTGGACGCGCTGCCCGCGGTGGTGGAGGCGGTCGGCGGCCGGTTGCCGGTGCTGCTCGACGGCGGCGTGCGGCGAGGCACCGACGTGCTCGTCGCGCTGGCCCTCGGCGCAACCGCGGTGCTGGTCGGACGACCGGTGATCTGGGGACTCACCACCGGCGGCGCCGACGGGGTGCGGAGCGTGCTCGAGGGCCTGCGCACCGAGCTCGACCGGGCGCTGGCGCTGGCCGGTGCGGCACGACCCACCGAGCTGGGTGCCGATCTGGTGGCGGTGCCGCGCGGATGA
- a CDS encoding FAD-dependent oxidoreductase, translating to MTLDYLIIGAGPAGLQLAALLEADGKRDYLVLEGAGAPGAFFARYPRHRQLISINKPHTGSDDPEVNLRLDWNSLLSDDPALRFTSWTERYFPDAEVMVRYLADFAARTGVKVRYDTRVTRISRADGVFTVTAGDSSWQARRVIVATGVSRPYEPDIPGFELAEGYADMSVDPRDYLDQRVLIIGKGNSAFETADSLMETTTLIHLAGPSSVRLAWRTHYVGHLRAVNNNFLDTYQLKSANAILDGHVRRIERDGDGFKVTFAFSRADEVVKELRYDRVLACTGFAFDASIFDDSCRPDLVIRDRFPAQTAEWESINVPGLYFAGTLSQERDFKRSTSGFIHGFRYAVRALHKILERRYAETPWPAEKLDGTPESLTEAIITRINRTSALWQQFGVLADVVTVAGPDARYHEEVPVDYFAETGLFTADHDYEHAFAVTLEYGPEHDQVDPFDITVTRVAQDVVGQAHDAAYLHPVVRYHREGQVVATHHLAENLENEWDRPQVHVEPLAAFLGRCLSGAEG from the coding sequence GTGACGCTCGATTACCTGATCATCGGGGCCGGGCCGGCCGGCCTCCAGCTCGCCGCCCTGCTGGAGGCCGACGGCAAACGCGACTATCTGGTGCTGGAGGGTGCGGGTGCGCCCGGCGCGTTTTTTGCCCGCTATCCCCGGCACCGCCAACTGATCTCGATCAACAAGCCGCACACCGGCTCGGACGATCCCGAGGTCAATCTGCGGCTGGACTGGAACTCGCTGCTCAGCGACGACCCGGCGCTGCGGTTCACGTCGTGGACCGAGCGGTACTTCCCGGACGCCGAGGTGATGGTCCGCTATCTGGCCGACTTCGCCGCCCGCACCGGGGTGAAGGTCCGCTACGACACCCGGGTCACGCGCATCTCCCGCGCTGACGGCGTCTTCACGGTGACCGCCGGCGACAGCTCGTGGCAGGCGCGGCGGGTGATCGTGGCGACGGGTGTCTCGCGGCCGTACGAGCCGGACATCCCCGGGTTCGAGCTGGCCGAGGGGTACGCCGACATGTCCGTCGACCCGCGCGACTACCTCGACCAGCGGGTGCTGATCATCGGCAAGGGCAACTCCGCCTTCGAGACGGCGGACAGCCTGATGGAGACGACCACGCTGATCCACCTCGCGGGGCCCAGCTCGGTGCGGCTGGCCTGGCGCACACATTACGTCGGGCATCTGCGGGCGGTGAACAACAACTTCCTGGACACGTACCAGCTGAAGTCGGCCAACGCGATCCTCGACGGGCACGTGCGCCGGATCGAGCGTGACGGCGACGGCTTCAAGGTGACGTTCGCGTTCTCGCGCGCCGACGAGGTGGTCAAGGAACTGCGTTACGACCGGGTGCTGGCCTGCACCGGCTTCGCCTTCGACGCGTCGATCTTCGACGACAGCTGCCGGCCGGACCTGGTCATCAGAGACCGCTTCCCCGCGCAGACTGCGGAGTGGGAGTCGATCAACGTCCCCGGCCTCTATTTTGCCGGCACGCTGAGCCAGGAACGCGACTTCAAACGGTCCACCAGCGGCTTCATCCACGGTTTCCGCTACGCCGTGCGCGCGCTCCACAAGATCCTGGAGCGCCGGTACGCCGAGACGCCGTGGCCCGCCGAGAAGCTGGACGGCACCCCCGAGTCCCTGACCGAGGCCATCATCACGCGGATCAACCGCACCTCGGCGCTGTGGCAGCAGTTCGGGGTGCTGGCCGACGTGGTGACCGTGGCCGGGCCGGACGCGCGCTACCACGAGGAGGTGCCGGTCGACTACTTCGCGGAGACCGGGCTGTTCACGGCTGATCACGACTACGAGCACGCCTTTGCCGTCACCCTCGAGTACGGCCCCGAGCACGACCAGGTGGACCCGTTCGACATCACCGTGACGCGCGTCGCGCAGGACGTGGTCGGACAGGCGCACGACGCCGCGTACCTGCACCCGGTCGTCCGTTATCACCGCGAGGGCCAGGTTGTCGCCACGCACCACCTGGCGGAGAACCTCGAGAACGAGTGGGACCGGCCGCAGGTGCACGTCGAGCCGCTCGCCGCTTTCCTCGGGCGCTGCCTCTCCGGTGCCGAGGGCTGA